A region from the Chroogloeocystis siderophila 5.2 s.c.1 genome encodes:
- the lpxA gene encoding acyl-ACP--UDP-N-acetylglucosamine O-acyltransferase: MKTLIHPTAVIHPGADLHPSVQVGPYAVIGEHVKVGSDTIIGAHVVLDGPTEIGVGNHIFPGAAIGLEPQDLKYKGAVSYVKIGNNNRIREYVTINRATGAGEATLIGNNNLLMAYAHVAHNCVIGDSVVIANAVAMAGHVHIESRATIGGVLGIHQFVHIGKLAMVGGMSRIDRDVPPYMLVEGSPARVRSLNLIGLKRAGISELDDGKVLQTLKKAFRTLYRSGLTLNQALEKLDLLQDNEHLQHLRQFLQLSQMSGRRGLIPGRTLDTRSDE, from the coding sequence GCGGTTATTGGCGAGCACGTTAAAGTTGGTTCAGACACAATCATCGGCGCGCACGTTGTCTTGGATGGTCCTACCGAAATCGGTGTAGGCAACCATATTTTCCCTGGTGCGGCGATTGGCTTAGAACCGCAGGATCTCAAGTACAAAGGTGCGGTTTCGTATGTCAAAATCGGTAACAACAACCGCATCCGCGAGTATGTAACGATTAACCGCGCCACGGGTGCGGGCGAAGCCACACTGATTGGCAATAATAATTTACTCATGGCGTATGCTCATGTGGCGCACAATTGTGTTATAGGTGATTCGGTAGTGATTGCGAATGCTGTCGCGATGGCAGGTCACGTTCACATTGAATCGCGCGCCACGATTGGTGGAGTTCTGGGAATTCATCAATTTGTTCATATCGGGAAGTTGGCGATGGTGGGCGGTATGAGCCGCATTGACCGCGATGTGCCGCCTTATATGTTAGTTGAAGGCAGTCCCGCCAGAGTGCGATCGCTCAATCTCATCGGGCTAAAGCGGGCGGGTATTAGCGAACTCGACGATGGAAAAGTCTTGCAAACGCTCAAGAAAGCTTTCCGCACGTTATATCGCTCTGGTTTAACGCTCAATCAAGCTTTAGAAAAATTAGACTTGTTGCAAGACAACGAACACCTGCAACACCTGCGGCAATTTTTGCAACTTTCACAAATGTCAGGACGTCGAGGCTTGATTCCTGGTCGCACTCTGGATACAAGGAGCGATGAATGA
- the lpxB gene encoding lipid-A-disaccharide synthase → MRSQEKRRVFISTGEVAGDLQGALLIAALQRQAARLGWKLEIVALGGEKMAAAGATVLGDTSSIGSVGIFESLPFVLPTLQLQKRAITFLQQHPPDLVVLIDYAQPNLNIGSYLHRKLPNVPIVYYIAPQVWVWAMNSRNTEQIVKITDKVLAIFPEEARYFEQHGGKVVWVGHPLVDRMQSAPSRDAARAALGIPPEQTVIALLPASRRQEIKYLLPVMLQAAKTLQDKLPQVHFWIPLSLEIYRQPIEQAIARYGLQATVRSGQTLEILAAADLAITKSGTVNLEIALLDVPQVVIYRVSPMTAWIARHILKFSIPFMSPPNLVEMKSIVPELPQEQATPENIVQNALDMLLNPSCRQQILANYQQMRRALGEVGVCDRAAQEILQTLPK, encoded by the coding sequence ATGAGAAGTCAGGAGAAGCGACGAGTATTCATCAGTACAGGAGAAGTTGCAGGAGATTTACAAGGCGCGTTGTTAATTGCAGCATTACAGCGTCAAGCAGCGCGTTTAGGCTGGAAACTTGAGATCGTCGCGCTGGGTGGCGAGAAAATGGCGGCGGCGGGCGCAACAGTACTCGGAGATACAAGCAGTATTGGTTCAGTCGGGATATTTGAGTCACTACCGTTTGTGTTACCAACGCTACAGCTACAAAAACGCGCGATCACTTTTCTTCAGCAACATCCTCCTGATTTGGTTGTGCTGATTGACTACGCGCAACCGAATTTAAATATCGGTAGCTATCTCCACCGCAAACTACCAAACGTGCCAATAGTCTACTACATCGCGCCGCAGGTGTGGGTTTGGGCCATGAATTCGCGCAATACCGAGCAAATTGTCAAAATTACAGATAAGGTTTTAGCGATTTTTCCCGAAGAAGCGCGGTATTTTGAACAACATGGCGGCAAAGTCGTTTGGGTAGGTCATCCGTTAGTTGATCGGATGCAATCTGCCCCTAGTCGCGATGCAGCGCGTGCAGCGTTAGGAATTCCTCCCGAACAAACGGTGATCGCCCTCTTACCCGCTTCGCGCCGCCAGGAAATTAAATATCTCCTCCCCGTGATGTTGCAAGCGGCGAAAACGCTGCAAGACAAATTGCCGCAAGTGCATTTCTGGATTCCATTATCGTTAGAAATTTATCGCCAACCCATCGAACAAGCGATCGCGCGTTATGGTTTGCAAGCTACGGTGCGATCCGGTCAAACACTAGAAATCTTAGCAGCAGCAGATTTAGCGATTACCAAATCGGGAACAGTTAACCTGGAAATTGCACTATTGGATGTACCGCAGGTTGTGATTTATCGCGTCAGTCCAATGACGGCATGGATTGCGCGGCATATCCTCAAGTTCTCAATTCCCTTTATGTCGCCGCCAAATTTAGTGGAAATGAAATCAATTGTGCCAGAATTACCGCAAGAGCAAGCCACACCCGAAAATATTGTCCAAAATGCTTTAGATATGTTGCTGAACCCTAGCTGTCGTCAACAAATTTTGGCAAACTATCAACAAATGCGACGTGCTTTAGGTGAAGTAGGAGTCTGCGATCGCGCAGCCCAAGAAATTCTCCAAACGTTGCCAAAATGA
- a CDS encoding DNA cytosine methyltransferase, whose product MVRASKQQLLATKTRPVAVDLFAGAGGFSLGIEKAGFDVLVAVEHDPIHACTYAFNFPLTRVLAADVSKISGDDIREAATRAYRSHYPQANQSWDGRIDLVFGGPPCQGFSIMGKRSLDDERNNLVFHFHRLVTELSPSYFLMENVPGMAIGQYKLWCAQLKTQFEQAGYQVEVQILNAADFGVPQRRRRLFFLGSQQKVTPVSLPNPNKTFVTVKEAIADLPEVEEFPELLWTDEVLLSDRHLLELQQKASDYAKLLRGEIASTDFSYRRAWNPQLLTSSMRTQHTANSIERFASMLPNQREPISHLRRLDLNGLSHTLRAGTGAERGSYTSPRPIHPTRSRVISVREAARLHSFPDWFRFHQTKWHGFRQVGNAVPPLLAQALGRQAIAALEMTPSIPAMSLNLGSTQLLRFRTTEATSYWNLGCE is encoded by the coding sequence ATGGTTCGAGCCAGCAAGCAACAATTACTCGCTACGAAAACTCGTCCGGTTGCCGTCGATTTGTTCGCGGGTGCGGGGGGATTTTCTCTAGGGATTGAAAAAGCTGGATTTGATGTATTAGTGGCGGTAGAGCACGATCCGATTCATGCGTGTACTTACGCGTTTAACTTTCCGCTGACACGGGTTTTAGCCGCAGATGTTAGCAAGATTAGCGGTGATGATATTCGAGAAGCGGCGACGCGTGCGTATCGATCGCATTACCCGCAAGCAAATCAAAGTTGGGATGGGCGAATTGATTTAGTCTTTGGTGGCCCGCCGTGTCAGGGTTTCTCGATCATGGGTAAGCGATCGCTTGATGACGAACGCAACAATCTGGTATTTCATTTTCATCGCTTGGTGACAGAATTAAGCCCTAGCTATTTTCTGATGGAGAATGTTCCAGGAATGGCGATTGGGCAGTATAAACTTTGGTGTGCGCAACTCAAAACGCAGTTTGAACAAGCTGGATATCAAGTCGAAGTGCAAATTCTGAATGCCGCAGATTTTGGTGTTCCGCAACGCCGCCGACGGTTGTTTTTTCTGGGTTCTCAACAGAAAGTGACACCTGTGAGTTTACCTAATCCCAATAAGACCTTTGTCACAGTCAAAGAGGCAATCGCCGATCTTCCTGAGGTTGAAGAATTTCCTGAATTGTTGTGGACTGACGAAGTGTTGTTAAGCGATCGCCACCTGCTGGAATTACAACAAAAAGCTAGCGATTACGCTAAATTGCTGCGCGGTGAAATCGCATCAACCGATTTTTCCTATCGTCGAGCGTGGAATCCGCAGTTATTAACAAGTTCGATGCGGACGCAGCATACAGCAAATAGTATCGAACGGTTTGCCTCCATGTTGCCGAATCAACGCGAACCGATTAGCCATTTACGCCGTTTAGATCTCAACGGATTGAGCCATACTTTACGCGCGGGTACAGGTGCAGAACGCGGTAGTTATACTTCTCCACGTCCGATTCATCCAACGCGATCACGGGTAATTTCGGTGCGCGAAGCTGCACGGTTGCACTCTTTTCCTGACTGGTTTCGCTTTCATCAAACGAAATGGCACGGTTTTCGGCAAGTCGGTAATGCAGTACCGCCACTTTTAGCACAAGCGCTCGGACGTCAAGCGATCGCCGCTTTAGAAATGACCCCTTCAATTCCAGCGATGTCATTAAATCTGGGTAGCACGCAGTTACTGCGATTTAGAACTACAGAGGCGACATCGTACTGGAACTTGGGCTGCGAATAG